The Glycine soja cultivar W05 chromosome 15, ASM419377v2, whole genome shotgun sequence region TATAAGAGATACTATTTATGTACATACGCAGTATTAAGCTGTCATTTTCTTAAGACTATAAccattaaatgaataattatcaACCGTACGTAACTACTAATTAATTGCCGGCCTAAGCACTTGTTAATTGCACTTTGTGGGTGATAAATTAAGTTATAAGGCACTgtttaaaactaattacaatGATTGCAATTCTGAAAATAACAAGGCACACATACCATCCAAGGTGTAGCTTCTCGTTCAACATCGTAGGACCAGCCAAGGCCACCATCACGAGCATCAGGGGGCTAAAAACAGAGACAAACAATGGGCCTCTCATGTGGACGCACCATGAAATCACAACCACCATCACCCCAGAAACCACAATACCCTACACCAGACGTTTCACAAGATTCATCTTTAGTCATATAAAACATAACCAATAATgatatttctaaattattttcattacacaccatttttacattattcttttaggtaatgattttttaataaaaaaaactcacgTACATTTCAATGCACAtgctttttatctttattttgatatgaaaaaatataattatatagcaTTATATAAACTTATTATTAATAAGCAAATAGCATACCGTATATGCTGCAGTCAAAAGCCTAATATTCCAACCCAACCTCCACTGGCTCCAGTCCCTCTCAACGCAAAGTGCAAACACAATGGACAGCAGTGACCCCCAAAGTGACATCAACGCCGTGCTTGAGTAAGGACTAGGGTATCTTTCAATCATCTTGGCCTGCACAAAAGTAAttcaaaataatgtaaaaaaaagttaaataatactAGTAATGGCTAATTATTTGCCCAACATCCTTTGATAGAGTTGTGACCCGTGAGATTTTTTTTGGATACGTAAGAATCAAAGACAGTGTAAGAGGATTTAACTCACACATCCTACTTAAAACATCTTAACTGTGACTTTGACAGATAGTTGTATAAGTTAAGCACGTAATTAAAAGAATGAGAAGTGAACAAGAAAAGGGTTTAATTGCAAAATGAAAATGGACCTGAATGATGAGCCACAATGCATAGCTGATGCCACTACCCAGGGCGCACAGAGAACCCAAGAGGGTATCAGCCCCGGTAGTAGCGTGTGCGTGCGTTCCGTTTGGGGGATGCAAAAGGTTCAAATGAAAGGACCCCAATTCGATTTCCTCACCTTTAACGAAAGTAAGTACCATTGCTCCACCAATTCCAATTAATGTACCCACTATTTTGGCCTTCCCTGCTGCTGTTGTCAAATTTAATCTTTCTAAACTGATAACATTTCAATAACATAACACAATATTCCATTtagcaaaatatataaattttgaaagaGAATTAttcgaaaaataataatatttgaggCTATATATACTTACCCGAAGCAAACGGCCAAGATAAATGTTATGCCTGGTAAAAGGTTAGACATTGCAGATGCAAACGTTGCAGAAGTTAAAGCCAGGGCTTGCAAGTAGAAATTTTGAGCTAATGATCCCCTGCATATTAAATCATAGGCTAGCACCTCGTCACTTTAAGTGAAATAATATagtcaattattaaaaataaaaaatatccccTGTTAAAGACAaggaaaaaatatgttaagGTAGTGAGAATTTTTGCATGTCATGTGTTGGTTGACTCTTGTTCAGGGGaagtggttctttttttttagtttttaacaagttcattttattagtttataacataaattactttagatatataaattaagatttttaattaataagcattCTTCTTTACtaatctttttctattattaaaaagtaCACTCACACATTTCGACGACTGATCTGATATCTAAGaagaacccaaaaaaagagtaatatgttgatttattttataaaatataaatggtGTTTTAATCGTAGAAAGTTCCTGAAAAGTTGCCGCGTCATGGGAGACAAATGCAGAAGCAAATATGGTTTGATATTGAAACTCTAGACAAGAAGGATCGCGTAAATATAATAAAGCTACAATTACAGAAACTGATGGTGCAGAAAGAGTCACGCATGCTTAATTAAGAATTCACCCACCAACTGATATTGaaattgacttttgttttcgctgaaaattaattaagtttgattAAAACTAAAGCCGAAAGAAGAGCATCCTCAAGGAAACGATAATGAAGGAGCAGATCAATAAATAAACAAGACATACCCAAATAAGCCGCAAAGAAATGACTGAAACAGTACCGTCCAAGTCATCTTTGTCCTCTTCTTCCTGCCAATCACACATGCATCAACGACAAAATCAGTTTGGTATTTGTCTTCATTATTGCTTCTTATTCGATCACTTTTTTCAACCAGCTATTAGCTCAAATAATCCATTATCAAAACGCATGCACAAAGTGAGTTTAATAATTCCATCGatcaactaacaaattaattaaaacatatagcGGTGCCtaattgatatatatttctaaaacaaataaagatgTTGTGAGAATCTAGCCAGCTAATGAATTAATGAACCTTTCAACGATGAGAGCAAGTGGAGCTATGAAAACTGTGGCGAATACAAAGCGGTAGGCAACAACGACCCTCAAGCTCATGCCATCGTTTACGGCGAGCTTGTAGAAGACATTGACCCCTGCAAATGTTATCTGCACCATTACCATTAGCAGCACAGGTTTCAACCCCTGCACCACATTGCACACATCCTTCATCGTTAATTCCTCcctaattaatttgttaaattatgATCACTGCAGTACGCTACCACCTCCCACCAATGGCAgcgtcacaatatatatatatatatatggtgggAATCAAACTTGCTAGCTAGctaagttattaattatatttagagTAAAGTGTAATAATGGAGAATTAGAGAAACGAGGAGTGTTGGTGAGGCAGTAGATGAAGGGAGAAGGGATATTTATGCGCAATGCAGGTTCCAAAGATGAAAGAGGCAGCGTTTGTTTGTTTCCCTCCTCACCTCACCCCCTACGTACGTACTACTGTCAAAATAGCACACGATTGCTTGACACTGCCAAAAGCGTCTTCGTGGGTCCAGCGCTTCTCCCTGCTGCCACTAACATGCGTCAGTATTCGGTGAACTTCTCTAGTAGCATGTTAAAAGCGGATTtggcttctttttcttttttttttttaccttttcaaACTATTTATGGGCTACCCATTTAAAAAGACTTGCAAAACACTTGTATTAACATTTAATCGGGAACTTACtctataaaaattatgaatgggTAGGACAGAGACACTTTGAAAAAGGATAAGAGAGAAGCCAAATCCATTAAGAGGAAGGGTGTTTACAAATGGGTataaatagatttaaataatttgagttTAGTTATTTATGTATTTGGGTTAAAAGTTAATTGAATCAATCAAGATTGTATAGCTGGGATTACAAGTTTAGATTTATAAATTCcatcaaaatttttaaagtggtttagtttgattttaaatattactaatattaagACTCAAAGGATTCTTGGAACGTCAAGTGTTCACACTACTAATGTTTTTGAAACTTAtcaaaatattacttttaagtatatttttatttgtatcacctttttttcatatttattttttctactatgtttataatattagtagatcatattttgttcatttatttcaacaaatttgTTTAAAACAAATATGGTTGGAACAAAGTTTATtgtaagaaattaatttgtaaaaaataattatgattcacACTGTCATAGATCTTGTTAAAGAATATTTtgctttaatttatattagtcTATTCTAGAATATTATCTTAtgttattaaatgaattaattttactaCTTCTCATacatttgataattatattaattgtattagATATTTAgatgaatcatgatataaaatagtagttctaaaaaaaatatcaaatttaaataggTAACTCGTTGCtttgaatcaaatcaaatagtTAATGAATGCTTGAgttgagtttaaaaaaaaaaattatgaaaaaccaAACCGACCCCTAATTAAAAGTTACCACCAGGCAAGGTTGGTCTAATTTAGTCGGACTAATAATATACAaatcattgtttattttaaatatttaactaataattctcattttttcttttaaaaaaatatctcatttttttcttccttcatatCATATTATGAATTCTATTATgtctataatttttcttttcttttttatttttcgctATTAcgggtgggaataggccagaCCGGTCTACAGGGATCTACGACCTGGCCTACATAAAGCATGGCCTgaactgacctatttaattaaaggtTAGGCTtagacttttttaaaagcctattaaattaaatagatcaggcttagacttattaaaaagccttagTCTGATAGGtcgacttatatatatatatatatatatatatatatatatatatatatattattttctgggtatcaatatataatatttttttgaatacaATTAATTTTCCTTGAACTATCAGAATTTGATGACACATTACTGCTCCTTCCTATAATCaaagactttaattacaatttaggtgtgagctaacttttttttttaattttcctatTATGTTCCTACCCCATAAAATATTAGATATTTATTATGAAGaagaaggcttttaaaaaggttaTCAGGTCAGGacagacttttaaaaaggtcagaccgagtcaaaataaaagtctttgataggctataggccaggctcaggcctcaaagattcatcgtagGCTAGACTCAGGCTTTTGAAAGCCTGACCTGACCTATTCCCaccttttatattatttaaaattatgttaaatatttaaagataaaattgtcatttacaataattctaaaaaaatcataatttgtataataaattttagaatgaagaaaaaaagaagagaagtttgattatGTAATGAaagtgtgataaaaaaaatagaaaaaacattataatataaatgaCGAGAAAGTAGAATATAGATTAACAGTGTAACATACTTTTATCCTAAACTACTATCTAtgataaatttctttatttttataataattattttaaaatttttattaaacattatttttaataggtTGACGATATACTAACATTATATTACATGTTTATTAAactcataaattattatgtttcaaattttaaatctactttaaatattatatatatatatatatatatatatatatatatattaaaaaaattcatataatattttttaaaaagtattaaataaatatatttaatattttgaaaatatttaaaatacttaattttttattaaaggaattaatatataaaagtacacgaaaaactataattcttctttttttatatttttttatttattaagtaaaatattatatgcATTTATGTTAAccaaaatttaatgtatttatttttattcaatatttactttataaaatattaagaagacttattaaaaaatgtagCATTATTGaagatttattatttctttattcttttattaatttataatagaaATTATCAATATCAACCTTAAGACtcattaaaagaaatttaaaattatattagatttaatttttttaaggtatggataaataaaaatacatgattgGGATGGAATTCTCTAAAGTTGACTGACCAAATTTTCTGACaaagattaatcattaataaaattgataaatttttttacatcaatatTATAATGTCATAAAACAAACTTAAGACTTACTTGAAGAAATTGGAAGTGGAAATTTTATTAGAAGATATTTATAATGAAAGACTGGATTAATTTATTACTTtacaaaatatttgataatttttaaatggatccatatgttttttaaaaattgtaattaggtttatttaatagtttgtaattaaattttccctttttatgaaaaaattattttatgttttttagaaGTTTAGTTcaacttttccttttcttttataagaTGTGTGTTGACTTAACTTCTTTgtctaaataaaagaaaagtaaaataaaaacaaatcaagTACTACCTAAGATTCTATTAAGTTGGCTGAGATATGGAggcttatttttaataaattaaatcatttaagaAACATctgaattattaaataatttatctaatctTAAACTATTTAACTATTAATAAGTAGTTGTTTTGAATGGTCCTAGACTCCGTCTCCTTAACTAAAGTCTCAAAAAtcttgtaaatgaaaaaaatataattgagaaTGAAGATCTCATTAAAGATGACCAGTTAAATTCTTGACACAAGTTAATAATTAGTAAAAACCTTATAGATATTCCGCACCAATatcataatgataaaaaaaactatttaactAACTCATATACTTTAAAGTAAGGAAATAATATT contains the following coding sequences:
- the LOC114386851 gene encoding WAT1-related protein At1g68170-like, yielding MKDVCNVVQGLKPVLLMVMVQITFAGVNVFYKLAVNDGMSLRVVVAYRFVFATVFIAPLALIVERKKRTKMTWTVLFQSFLCGLFGGSLAQNFYLQALALTSATFASAMSNLLPGITFILAVCFGLERLNLTTAAGKAKIVGTLIGIGGAMVLTFVKGEEIELGSFHLNLLHPPNGTHAHATTGADTLLGSLCALGSGISYALWLIIQAKMIERYPSPYSSTALMSLWGSLLSIVFALCVERDWSQWRLGWNIRLLTAAYTGIVVSGVMVVVISWCVHMRGPLFVSVFSPLMLVMVALAGPTMLNEKLHLGCAIGTVLIVCGLYVVLWGKSKEMKKKNQLVPAQSPHDNESNTVEIVVRSAQEDKSNRNKTHEIVAKVGRDNNDSLADGHQEHCSCSHEQNQGNNGGEEENSNASHAQVFNI